From Solea senegalensis isolate Sse05_10M linkage group LG7, IFAPA_SoseM_1, whole genome shotgun sequence, a single genomic window includes:
- the e2f8 gene encoding transcription factor E2F8, giving the protein MGPLTTPKKGREVGSVDPWTPTSNLKMLISAASPDIRNREKELCMDHGGQEGLDAIQDTEHGESEKMSRKEKSLGLLCHKFLARYPDYPNPALNNDICLDDVATELNVERRRIYDIMNVLESLHMVSRSAKNRYIWHGRSKMAQTLAILKQVGEEHRYSQQMQQIQQRLLDIDSEEKENTEAVDLENEEQGQKELFFVELPGVEFKAASVNSRKDKSLRVMSQKFVMLFLVSNSRVVSLDVAAKILIGEDQDADPDKNKFKTKVRRLYDIANVLRSLKLIEKVHVTDKRGRKPAFEWVGPVEFPQIKDLESFTSECPSKKKHVLESRACVDNCAKKLFTSPGAKRSFTRHPSLVKLAKSIQDDRRKINSAPSSPVKNSFSDSSNSDFPNKMAQLAAICKIQLDQESVTKANDPKPAPAEVGTTASNSVELLQAALLTPTQDFTDNTTVHLTPHTQPTGSVAYFPAQCSPMIPVLLPQQRGSIPYAIYLQPSLRTNSLARPQPTSLAVRSMTFEDKTGQSPTIKSANKESDSNPFMFKRLRSDSASESSPSKTKRTDPNFKDTSPKLCEILQARFKAHRSHPLSCRPSPRALHLDPEFVNTPGGAVVNQTLEQSLETFLDREDKAVNSDSEAGLTPVRAVPLTSGQLQTETLVPAGYLIPISQQSLISYKESKGSGGESNKASTPTYSIYQTPTAGSRPAASAQEITPTNLRLYKPTAATDSPHITQQAHHLHSPSPAILNFTLQNLGLISGSSPGNAFATPQTPERTNGLASPLALQQRGMVFIKPVSPVPVQQSVSPHPVTLITLQQPVMTTPKGTALPHSFFQTPVPVSPLAAMVTTGGHAATKTVYIPQRKLDVATADS; this is encoded by the exons ATGGGTCCCCTAACCACACCTAAAAAAGGAAGGGAAGTGGGTTCTGTTGATCCCTGGACGCCGACATCTAACCTTAAGATGCTCATCAGTGCTGCTAGTCCTGACATCAGGAACCGAGAGAAGGAGCTATGCATGGACCATGGAGGACAGGAAGGTCTTGACGCCATACAG GACACTGAACATGGAGAATCTGAGAAAATGAGCAGAAAAGAGAAGAGTCTTGGTTTACTTTGTCACAAGTTCCTCGCCCGATATCCAGATTATCCAAACCCTGCCCTCAACAACGACATCTGCTTAGATGATGTGGCCACTGAACTCA ATGTGGAGCGCCGGCGCATCTATGACATCATGAATGTACTGGAGAGTCTGCACATGGTGAGCCGTTCTGCAAAGAACCGTTACATATGGCACGGCCGCTCCAAAATGGCTCAGACACTAGCCATTTTGAAGCAGGTGGGTGAGGAGCACCGGTACAGTCAGCAGATGCAGCAGATCCAACAACGACTCCTCGACATTGATAGTGAAGAGAAGGAGAACACTGAGGCGGTGGATTTGGAGAACGAGGAGCAGGGACAGAAGGAGCTTTTCTTCGTGGAACTTCCAGGAGTAGAGTTCAAAGCAG CCTCTGTTAACAGTCGGAAGGACAAATCTCTGCGGGTGATGAGCCAGAAGTTCGTCATGCTCTTTCTAGTGTCTAAttctcgtgtggtcagtttggaTGTGGCTGCGAAGATCCTGATTGGTGAGGACCAGGATGCAGATCCAGACAAGAACAAGTTCAAGA CCAAAGTGCGCCGGCTCTATGATATTGCTAATGTGCTGCGAAGCCTCAAGCTCATTGAGAAAGTTCATGTGACAGacaagagaggaaggaaacCGGCATTTGAATGGGTTGGTCCTGTAGAATTCCCACAGATCAAAG ACTTGGAGAGTTTTACGTCTGAATGCCCATCCAAGAAGAAACATGTCCTGGAGTCACGTGCGTGTGTAGATAACTGTGCCAAAAAACTCTTTACATCACCCGGAGCCAAACGCAGTTTCACCCGACACCCCTCCCTCGTAAAGCTGGCAAAGAGCATTCAGGACGACAGACGCAAGATAAACTCAGCTCCCAGCAGTCCTGTCAAGAATTCCTTCA GTGATTCATCAAACTCTGATTTCCCAAACAAAATGGCCCAACTTGCTGCCATTTGTAAGATTCAGCTTGACCAGGAGTCTGT GACTAAAGCTAATGATCCAAAACCTGCTCCCGCTGAAGTGGGCACAACAGCCTCTAATTCAGTGGAACTGCTTCAGGCAGCGTTACTAACGCCTACCCAGGATTTTACAGACAACACTACTGTCCACCTCACCCCACACACCCAGCCCACAGGCTCTGTGGCTTACTTTCCTGCACAGTGTTCACCCATGATCCCTGTCCTGTTACCTCAGCAGCGTGGGAGCATTCCCTATGCCATTTATCTGCAACCTTCCCTCAGGACAAACTCTCTGGCCAGGCCGCAGCCGACCAGCCTCGCTGTGCGCTCCATGACCTTTGAGGACAAGACTGGGCAGAGCCCAACGATCAAGTCTGCCAACAAGGAATCAGACAGCAACCCCTTCATGTTTAAACGGCTACGTTCAGACTCTGCCTCAGAAAGCAGCCCCTCCAAAACCAAGAGGACTGACCCCAACTTTAAG GACACTTCTCCAAAGCTGTGCGAGATCCTCCAGGCTCGCTTTAAGGCCCATCGCAGCCACCCGCTCTCCTGCCGGCCCTCACCACGTGCCCTCCACCTTGACCCAGAGTTTGTAAACACACCTGGTGGTGCCGTGGTCAATCAGACACTTGAGCAGAGCTTAGAGACATTCCTGGACAGAGAAGACAAGGCGGTCAACTCCGACAGTGAGGCAGGATTGACGCCAGTCAGAGCCGTACCCCTCACATCTGGACAGCTGCAAACTGAG ACTTTAGTGCCAGCTGGATACCTAATTCCAATCTCCCAACAGTCGCTCATCAGCTATAAGGAAAGTAAAGGTTCAGGGGGAGAAAGTAACAAAGCCTCAACTCCCACTTACAGCATTTACCAAACACCAACTGCAG GCTCCAGACCTGCTGCCTCAGCTCAGGAGATCACACCCACCAACCTTCGCCTTTACAAACCCACTGCTGCTACTGACTCTCCACACATCACCCAGCAGGCTCACCACCTCCACAGCCCCAGTCCTGCCATCCTCAACTTCACACTGCAGAACCTGGGCCTGATCTCTGGATCCAGTCCAGGAAATGCCTTTGCTACCCCTCAGACACCAGAGCGCACCAACGGTCTGGCCAGTCCActggctctgcagcagagaggcaTGGTTTTCATCAAGCCAGTGTCTCCTGTGCCTGTCCAACAGTCTGTGTCTCCCCACCCAGTCACCCTGATCACTTTACAACAG CCTGTGATGACGACCCCCAAAGGGACTGCACTCCCCCACAGCTTCTTTCAGACACCAGTCCCCGTCTCGCCTTTGGCCGCCATGGTAACCACAGGTGGACATGCTGCCACTAAAACAGTTTATATCCCTCAGAGAAAGCTGGACGTCGCCACTGCGGACTCCTAA